A single genomic interval of Schistocerca americana isolate TAMUIC-IGC-003095 chromosome 2, iqSchAmer2.1, whole genome shotgun sequence harbors:
- the LOC124593919 gene encoding uncharacterized protein LOC124593919 codes for SASPSPVDRLLDHHAEQGSSWQAWLLLDSEDDASADLAHGQRQGGSAPRRITPKSVFIAPAFTPDQLPACAEGYRADSMGRCVKVLRVDQAAHLDFLLRRLNAKYAPAKQNPVAAAAVQGPPPLPPPQGPLKLPLPVDTHTTSSTASPAPKPTSETPPPKADQSESDDTGAADMIISLFGGQEGSGGGGGGEDTAAVDPTVLSAGPPAEDVDVRDTLPMLVLTHTDSSSPVEDEIVPEPEQFTGEVVTVASPVQRESNSLPPTSSPSPAPQVTLISDKHQHNAGGQMMRDASSVAASDTSPGEDWTPVSSTHDSKSPGSSKKRTGEFVSDDWRERPIPSDETAKTVPVGTRNADTSAVGSVQFSNVKVDTTRTGPLETSPVDNSSKKNSAQYPAQMQRQQGSHSSTFATANVPNAHVGSTAYNSYNSPEVHHAQEWSGVTNRIPHTDNGYVRFPQGHGGGYVRFPLDAFQEQRNSGGSKLWWLQPGPNGWRVRHPDARYRPALVRFFTRLPPLHGQTSWDTYARRA; via the coding sequence GGCGGCTCGGCACCTCGGCGCATCACCCCCAAGTCGGTGTTCATAGCGCCCGCTTTCACGCCCGACCAACTGCCGGCCTGCGCAGAAGGCTACCGCGCTGATTCGATGGGCCGCTGCGTCAAGGTGTTGCGTGTCGACCAGGCGGCGCATCTCGACTTCCTGCTGCGGCGCCTCAACGCCAAGTACGCCCCGGCCAAGCAGAACCCTGTTGCAGCCGCTGCTGTCCAGGGTccgccaccgctgccgccgccacaGGGTCCTCTCAAGCTTCCCCTGCCCGTGGACACTCACACCACCTCCTCGACGGCATCACCGGCTCCGAAGCCGACGTCGGAGACCCCGCCTCCTAAAGCAGATCAGAGTGAGTCTGATGACACCGGTGCCGCCGACATGATCATCAGCCTCTTCGGCGGCCAGGAAGGCAGCGGCGGTGGAGGTGGCGGCGAAGACACTGCAGCCGTGGACCCTACTGTGCTCAGTGCTGGGCCGCCTGCGGAAGACGTCGACGTCCGAGACACTCTGCCCATGCTCGTCCTCACTCACACCGATTCCTCGTCGCCGGTCGAAGACGAGATCGTCCCTGAGCCCGAGCAATTTACTGGCGAGGTGGTGACAGTAGCCTCTCCGGTTCAGAGAGAATCGAACTCGCTTCCTCCGACCTCGTCACCCTCCCCTGCACCGCAAGTGACTTTAATCTCTGACAAACACCAGCACAATGCTGGTGGACAGATGATGCGTGACGCCAGTTCAGTCGCTGCATCAGATACGTCTCCTGGTGAGGATTGGACACCAGTCTCTTCTACTCACGATTCCAAATCCCCAGGTTCGTCTAAGAAGCGTACAGGAGAGTTTGTGTCAGACGACTGGCGAGAACGACCCATTCCTTCTGACGAGACAGCAAAGACTGTTCCAGTGGGCACGAGGAATGCTGACACTTCCGCAGTTGGCTCTGTCCAATTTTCGAACGTGAAAGTTGATACTACACGTACTGGTCCATTGGAAACCTCCCCTGTGGACAATTCTTCCAAAAAGAacagtgcacaatatcctgcacagaTGCAGAGGCAGCAGGGCAGCCACAGTTCCACCTTCGCTACAGCAAATGTACCCAATGCCCACGTTGGTTCTACAGCATACAACAGTTACAACTCACCAGAAGTTCACCACGCTCAGGAGTGGAGTGGTGTGACAAATCGGATACCACATACAGACAATGGCTATGTGCGGTTTCCACAAGGCCATGGAGGGGGTTATGTCCGTTTCCCACTTGATGCTTTCCAGGAGCAGCGAAATTCTGGTGGCAGCAAGTTATGGTGGTTGCAACCAGGCCCTAATGGTTGGCGTGTTAGACATCCTGATGCACGCTACAGACCAGCACTGGTACGCTTCTTCACACGGTTGCCACCATTACATGGACAGACTTCTTGGGACACCTACGCTAGGCGTGCATAA